Proteins encoded by one window of Chondromyces crocatus:
- a CDS encoding metallophosphoesterase family protein codes for MRGLRRGEPLKIVHAADLHIDSPLRGLERYEGAPVAQIRGATRRAFENLIGLCLAEEVDLLLLAGDIYDGDWRDYNTGLFFAAQLSRLRSAGVRVIMVRGNHDAQSQITRHLELPEHVRVLDHQAPERIVDERLGVAVVGQSFPTRAVTDDLAAAYPDALPGLFNIGLLHTALGGREGHENYAPCTLGTLLGRGYQYWALGHIHAREVVNADPLVVFPGNLQGRHAREAGEKGATLLTVEGGRVTSMVHRPLDVVRWQVCEVDVSGAQSGLDAVDLAREQLEQALAEAGGRAVAARVVLRGKTRAHAELHGKLEQWTQQLRAAANDAGGEGLWVEQVRLKTWAPVDAVALGERDDAIGQLARSLRSLRDDDQELGRLLGELSGLRAKLPAEAREMDEGLRLEDPALLKDALEDVEQLLLSRLLSKSSEG; via the coding sequence TTGCGTGGGCTACGCCGCGGGGAGCCCTTGAAGATCGTCCACGCCGCCGACCTGCACATCGATAGCCCGCTGCGCGGGCTGGAGCGCTACGAGGGCGCGCCGGTGGCGCAGATCCGGGGGGCGACGCGGCGGGCGTTCGAGAACCTGATCGGGCTGTGTCTCGCGGAGGAGGTGGATCTGCTCCTGCTCGCGGGCGACATCTACGATGGGGACTGGCGGGACTACAACACGGGGCTGTTCTTCGCGGCGCAGCTGTCGCGGCTGCGGTCGGCGGGGGTGCGGGTGATCATGGTGCGCGGGAACCACGACGCGCAGAGCCAGATCACGCGGCACCTGGAGCTGCCGGAGCACGTGCGGGTCCTGGATCATCAGGCGCCGGAGCGGATCGTGGACGAGCGGCTGGGGGTCGCGGTCGTGGGGCAGAGCTTCCCGACGCGGGCGGTGACGGACGATCTGGCGGCGGCGTACCCGGACGCGCTGCCAGGGTTGTTCAACATCGGGCTGCTGCACACGGCGCTCGGGGGGCGCGAGGGGCACGAGAACTACGCGCCCTGCACGCTGGGGACGCTGCTGGGGCGGGGCTACCAGTACTGGGCGCTCGGGCACATTCACGCGCGGGAGGTGGTGAACGCGGACCCGCTGGTGGTGTTCCCGGGGAACCTGCAAGGGCGGCACGCGCGCGAGGCCGGGGAGAAGGGGGCGACGCTGCTGACCGTGGAAGGCGGGCGGGTGACGTCGATGGTGCACCGGCCGCTGGATGTGGTGCGCTGGCAGGTCTGCGAGGTGGACGTGAGCGGCGCGCAGAGCGGGCTGGACGCGGTGGACCTGGCGCGGGAGCAGCTGGAGCAAGCGCTGGCCGAGGCTGGTGGGCGTGCGGTGGCGGCGCGGGTGGTGCTGCGAGGGAAGACGCGGGCGCACGCAGAGCTGCACGGGAAGCTGGAGCAGTGGACGCAGCAACTCCGGGCCGCAGCGAACGACGCCGGTGGCGAGGGGCTGTGGGTGGAGCAGGTGCGGCTGAAGACGTGGGCGCCGGTGGACGCCGTGGCGCTCGGGGAGCGCGACGACGCGATCGGGCAGCTCGCGCGGTCGCTGCGGTCGCTGCGGGACGACGATCAGGAACTGGGGCGGCTCCTGGGGGAGCTGTCGGGGCTGCGGGCGAAGCTGCCCGCGGAGGCGCGGGAGATGGACGAGGGCCTGCGGCTGGAGGATCCGGCGCTGCTGAAGGACGCGCTGGAGGATGTGGAGCAGCTCCTGCTGTCGCGGCTGCTGAGCAAATCCAGCGAGGGGTGA
- a CDS encoding alpha/beta hydrolase: MNKVARFARGSGLRAISGLLTGAVMMAVSALSGQAEAAQDHAMAAQGGSAGRTCTRLQVPVALTQGATQDHEIAADLCVPSGAVRETALVTIHGVTYSTLYWDFPYEPERYSFVRRANEAGYATLNFDRISSRDSSRPVSLQVTLTSQAYIHHQLVSALRSGEFGPAFSKVVLVGHSLGSVLSLAQSAWYGDVDGLALTGFLHMVGAGFPIGLLNLVPAVTEPRFASLGLDLGYVTTRAGARGSTFYHLPNADPAVIAVDEQNKEVLSLTELAEFPVVASPLVSLQVKVPVLNVIGRHDALFCGLTPCGTPLSGTSTEPLAYGPAAELEQVVIPSAGHDLNLQRNAPVTYAAILSWLERRFP; encoded by the coding sequence ATGAACAAGGTCGCTCGTTTCGCGCGCGGGTCGGGTCTGCGCGCCATTTCAGGGCTGCTGACAGGGGCGGTGATGATGGCGGTGTCCGCGCTCTCGGGGCAGGCCGAGGCGGCGCAGGACCATGCAATGGCGGCACAGGGTGGGTCTGCTGGAAGGACGTGCACGAGGTTGCAGGTGCCTGTCGCACTGACGCAGGGCGCAACGCAGGATCACGAGATCGCGGCGGACCTGTGCGTACCGTCGGGCGCGGTGCGGGAGACGGCGCTGGTCACCATTCACGGGGTGACGTATTCGACGCTGTACTGGGATTTCCCGTATGAGCCCGAGCGGTATTCCTTCGTCCGGCGCGCCAATGAAGCGGGGTATGCGACGCTGAATTTCGATCGGATATCGAGCCGGGACAGCTCGCGGCCGGTGTCGCTGCAGGTGACGTTGACCTCGCAGGCCTACATTCACCACCAGCTCGTGAGCGCCTTGCGGAGCGGAGAGTTCGGGCCCGCCTTCAGCAAGGTGGTGCTGGTGGGGCACTCGCTCGGGTCGGTGCTCTCGCTGGCGCAGTCGGCCTGGTACGGGGACGTGGATGGGCTGGCGTTGACGGGGTTCCTGCACATGGTCGGGGCCGGGTTTCCCATCGGGCTGCTGAACCTGGTACCGGCGGTCACGGAGCCGCGGTTCGCGAGCCTGGGGCTCGATCTGGGCTACGTGACGACGCGCGCAGGGGCGCGGGGGTCGACGTTCTACCACCTGCCGAATGCAGACCCGGCGGTGATCGCGGTGGACGAGCAGAACAAGGAGGTCCTGTCGCTCACCGAGCTCGCAGAGTTCCCGGTCGTGGCGAGCCCGCTGGTGAGCCTTCAGGTGAAGGTTCCCGTGCTCAATGTGATCGGGAGGCACGACGCGCTGTTCTGCGGGCTGACGCCCTGCGGGACGCCACTGAGCGGGACGTCGACGGAACCGCTCGCCTACGGGCCGGCGGCGGAGCTGGAACAGGTGGTGATCCCGTCGGCGGGGCACGACCTGAACTTGCAGCGCAATGCGCCCGTGACCTATGCGGCCATCCTGAGCTGGCTGGAGAGGCGCTTCCCGTAG
- a CDS encoding metallophosphoesterase family protein, with protein sequence MRRGFGTWSARLWPAVMAGVAGACLHVAEFRAEHDLTVGNASTGDVSVAVAQGMAAVRGLSSGELWLWASAPELSIQLSTGSSGGRRWSVRMENQLSDAILTAETSTGEALAVTLAEEPYATERRWEVDLPASAEVTLRLVAPDAGEITPWRFAALADVQEKIDTVQDIYAKINERTDVRFALFSGDLTEQGTPEELTRFQKEMKTLRLPFYSTLGNHELGTRDELYHEYFGRGNRSFVFRGVQFTLIDSASATLDPLVYEWLDGWLAEGRDRLHVVTMHVPPFDPIGERNGAFANRGEAGKLVNLLASGNVDMTIYGHLHSFYAYQNAGIPAYITGGGGSIEERMDGISRHFIVVDVDPPRSVGPVAIVRVD encoded by the coding sequence ATGAGGCGAGGGTTCGGCACCTGGAGCGCGCGGCTGTGGCCCGCGGTGATGGCAGGGGTTGCGGGCGCCTGTCTGCACGTGGCCGAGTTTCGCGCCGAGCATGATCTGACGGTCGGGAACGCTTCGACGGGGGACGTGTCCGTCGCCGTGGCTCAGGGGATGGCAGCGGTGCGGGGGCTGTCGTCGGGAGAGCTGTGGCTGTGGGCGAGCGCGCCGGAGCTGTCGATCCAGCTGAGCACGGGGTCGAGCGGGGGGCGACGCTGGTCGGTGCGGATGGAGAACCAGCTGTCGGACGCGATCCTGACGGCAGAGACGAGCACGGGAGAGGCGCTCGCCGTGACGCTGGCCGAGGAGCCTTACGCGACGGAGCGGCGATGGGAGGTGGACCTGCCGGCGTCGGCGGAGGTGACGCTGCGGCTCGTGGCACCGGACGCGGGCGAGATCACGCCCTGGCGGTTCGCGGCCCTTGCGGACGTGCAGGAGAAGATCGACACGGTCCAGGACATCTACGCGAAGATCAACGAGCGCACGGACGTGCGGTTCGCGCTGTTCAGCGGGGACCTGACGGAACAGGGGACGCCAGAAGAGCTCACGCGTTTTCAGAAGGAGATGAAGACGCTGCGGCTGCCGTTCTACTCGACGCTCGGCAACCACGAGCTGGGGACGCGCGACGAGCTGTACCACGAGTATTTCGGGCGAGGAAACCGGAGCTTCGTGTTCCGAGGGGTGCAGTTCACGCTGATCGACTCGGCGAGCGCGACGCTGGATCCGCTGGTGTACGAGTGGCTCGACGGCTGGCTCGCCGAGGGGCGGGACCGACTGCACGTGGTGACGATGCACGTGCCGCCGTTCGATCCGATCGGGGAGCGGAACGGGGCGTTCGCGAACCGGGGGGAGGCGGGCAAGCTGGTGAACCTGCTGGCGTCAGGGAACGTGGACATGACGATCTACGGTCACCTGCACTCGTTCTACGCCTACCAGAACGCTGGAATCCCCGCGTACATCACGGGCGGGGGTGGCTCGATCGAGGAGCGGATGGACGGGATCTCCCGGCACTTCATCGTGGTGGACGTGGATCCGCCGCGCTCGGTGGGGCCGGTGGCGATCGTGCGGGTGGACTGA
- a CDS encoding alpha/beta fold hydrolase yields MQGRLVRDGVELAYRCVGNGPDVVMLVHGWMMSGAVYDDLAEAFGGGAENRYRLVIPDLRGAGQSEKPESGYTLAAYAADVLAVADAVGARSFVLVGHSMGGQLAQWIASSAPRRVRGAMLLCPVPASGMALPEEAKALFRNSGGNRQAQETILGMACKDLSASARERLLDVAGAIPASCIEETFDAWTGGGFAERLGAIRTPTLVVATDDPFLPPDFLRNEIVAHIRNAELSYLPGAGHYVQVERPRETAALLRAFLAGLSG; encoded by the coding sequence ATGCAGGGTCGGCTCGTGCGCGACGGGGTAGAGCTCGCATACCGGTGTGTCGGCAATGGACCGGATGTGGTGATGCTGGTGCACGGCTGGATGATGTCCGGCGCGGTGTACGATGATCTCGCCGAGGCCTTCGGGGGTGGTGCGGAGAACCGGTACCGGCTGGTGATCCCTGATCTCCGAGGCGCCGGGCAGTCCGAGAAGCCGGAAAGCGGCTACACCCTCGCGGCCTACGCAGCCGATGTGCTGGCCGTGGCGGACGCGGTGGGGGCGCGCTCGTTCGTGCTCGTCGGACACAGCATGGGGGGGCAGCTCGCGCAGTGGATCGCGTCGAGCGCACCGCGGCGGGTTCGCGGGGCAATGCTGCTCTGTCCGGTGCCCGCCTCGGGGATGGCCCTCCCGGAGGAAGCCAAGGCGCTGTTCAGGAACTCGGGGGGCAACCGGCAAGCGCAGGAGACGATCCTGGGGATGGCGTGCAAGGATCTGTCGGCCTCGGCGCGCGAGCGGTTGCTCGATGTGGCGGGCGCCATCCCGGCCAGCTGCATCGAGGAGACGTTCGATGCGTGGACGGGCGGTGGCTTCGCGGAGCGGCTCGGGGCGATCCGTACGCCGACGCTGGTCGTCGCCACCGACGACCCGTTCCTGCCGCCGGACTTCCTGCGCAACGAGATCGTGGCGCACATCCGCAACGCGGAGCTGTCGTACCTGCCAGGGGCCGGGCACTACGTGCAGGTGGAGCGGCCGCGCGAGACGGCGGCGTTGCTCCGGGCGTTCCTGGCAGGGCTCAGCGGGTGA
- a CDS encoding SDR family oxidoreductase, producing MDLARPAVALITGATSGFGAACARRFAAEGISLVLAGRRIDRLEALQRELSAVPVHLLPLDVRDRSAVAEVLAALPPPFDAIDVLVNNAGLALGLEPADRVDLDAWETMVDTNIKGLMYVVRAVLPGMAARDRGHIVQLGSVAGTYPYPGGNVYGATKAFVHQLSLNLRADLVGKNIRVTSVEPGMAETEFSEVRFEGDRDRARAVYAGLQALRPEDVADAIHWAITRPPHVNVNRLELMPTMQAFGPFAVSRRPAS from the coding sequence ATGGACCTCGCCCGCCCCGCCGTCGCCCTCATCACGGGCGCCACCTCCGGCTTCGGAGCTGCCTGCGCCCGTCGCTTCGCTGCCGAAGGCATCTCCCTCGTCCTCGCCGGCCGCCGCATCGACCGCCTCGAAGCACTCCAGCGCGAGCTCTCTGCCGTCCCCGTGCACCTGCTCCCCCTCGACGTCCGCGACCGCAGCGCCGTCGCCGAAGTCCTCGCCGCCCTCCCGCCTCCCTTCGACGCCATCGACGTCCTCGTCAACAACGCGGGCCTCGCCCTCGGCCTGGAACCCGCCGATCGCGTCGACCTCGACGCCTGGGAGACCATGGTCGACACCAACATCAAGGGCCTGATGTACGTCGTCCGCGCCGTCCTTCCGGGCATGGCGGCCCGCGACCGCGGCCACATCGTCCAGCTCGGCTCCGTGGCCGGCACGTACCCCTACCCGGGCGGCAACGTCTACGGTGCCACCAAGGCCTTCGTCCACCAGCTCTCCTTGAACCTCCGCGCCGACCTCGTCGGCAAGAACATCCGCGTCACCAGCGTCGAGCCGGGCATGGCCGAGACCGAGTTCTCCGAGGTCCGCTTCGAAGGCGACCGCGACCGCGCCCGCGCCGTGTACGCCGGTCTCCAGGCGCTCCGCCCCGAGGACGTCGCCGACGCCATCCACTGGGCCATCACCCGCCCCCCCCATGTGAACGTCAACCGCCTGGAGCTGATGCCCACCATGCAGGCCTTCGGCCCCTTCGCCGTCAGCCGCCGCCCCGCTTCCTGA
- a CDS encoding STAS domain-containing protein produces the protein MTPESRSLLAALLERAREEIVEKATDWVIAAAVDLRGQRPREETRRLVAQVVSGNEAALLGEDPRPLNAFVDHVISLRAASEFHPSTVLRGLLSFRHVLEGLLRAHGGDGWAALDVLTAVDDVYHAAALRVADQYAAKLTETVQQRRRELEEELHRVAEAGQRALDEKLATIEAQRLDLARMASPVIRVWEGVLVVPLVGELHAERAALVGERVLAAISGGDEHAVLLDITGLTRVDASVAASLLRLGQAVRLLGAQGILVGVSGAVARTLVGLDVDLGVMPTFGSLADGLREALRPRKVGRAAGLRAS, from the coding sequence ATGACACCAGAGAGCCGCAGTCTCCTCGCAGCGCTGCTCGAGAGAGCGCGCGAGGAGATCGTCGAGAAGGCGACGGACTGGGTGATCGCGGCCGCGGTGGATCTGCGGGGGCAGCGGCCCCGGGAGGAGACGCGGAGGCTGGTGGCGCAGGTGGTCTCGGGGAACGAGGCGGCGCTGCTGGGCGAGGATCCGCGTCCGCTGAACGCCTTCGTGGATCACGTGATCTCGCTGCGCGCGGCGAGCGAGTTCCACCCGTCGACGGTGCTGCGGGGGCTCCTGTCGTTCCGTCACGTGCTGGAGGGGCTGCTGCGAGCTCACGGAGGCGATGGGTGGGCAGCGCTGGATGTGTTGACGGCGGTCGATGATGTGTATCACGCAGCCGCATTGCGGGTGGCCGACCAGTACGCAGCGAAGCTGACGGAGACGGTGCAGCAGCGGCGGCGTGAGCTGGAGGAGGAGCTTCACCGGGTGGCCGAGGCCGGGCAGCGGGCGCTCGACGAGAAGCTGGCGACGATCGAGGCGCAGCGTCTGGATCTGGCGCGGATGGCGTCACCGGTGATCCGGGTCTGGGAAGGGGTGCTGGTGGTGCCGCTGGTGGGAGAGCTGCACGCGGAGCGCGCGGCGCTGGTGGGGGAGCGGGTGCTCGCAGCCATCAGCGGCGGTGATGAGCACGCGGTGCTGCTCGACATCACGGGGCTGACGCGGGTGGACGCGTCGGTGGCGGCGTCGCTGCTGCGCCTGGGTCAGGCGGTGCGGCTGCTGGGCGCGCAAGGGATCCTGGTGGGGGTCTCGGGGGCCGTGGCGCGCACCCTGGTGGGGCTCGACGTGGATCTGGGGGTGATGCCGACCTTCGGCTCGCTCGCAGATGGGCTGCGCGAGGCGCTGCGACCAAGGAAAGTCGGTCGTGCCGCAGGGCTCCGCGCTTCGTGA
- a CDS encoding acyl-CoA thioesterase produces the protein MSIHDLEAATRPRRRDASTFDLEIQDGWQQGRGAYGGVVIASLVRAIEGFAETPDRPLRSLTVELPGPTLVGPAELRVEALRVGSGQSTFAARALQNGEVCAHAVAILAKPRAPSAATFRELTAPPLRPFDETQELPYHTGLFPTFAQHLVYRSDGPFPFSSHEEARVTGWVRPRAAGPMSRGAYLAAMADAWWPATFSRASQPFPIGTVAYTLQIVGSGEPIDPARPLAYRAHVWVQHEGYFVEQRELWTEDGELLALNQQTFAIIK, from the coding sequence ATGAGCATCCACGACCTGGAGGCGGCCACCAGGCCACGACGACGTGACGCGAGCACCTTCGATCTGGAGATCCAGGACGGCTGGCAGCAAGGGCGAGGGGCTTACGGCGGCGTCGTCATCGCCTCTCTCGTCCGCGCCATCGAGGGCTTCGCGGAGACGCCGGATCGCCCGTTGCGCTCCCTCACCGTGGAGCTTCCCGGCCCCACGCTCGTCGGCCCTGCCGAGCTCCGTGTCGAAGCGCTGCGCGTGGGCTCTGGACAGTCGACCTTCGCCGCGAGGGCCCTGCAGAACGGTGAGGTCTGCGCACACGCTGTCGCCATCCTCGCGAAGCCACGCGCCCCCTCCGCAGCGACGTTCCGCGAGCTGACCGCTCCCCCGCTGCGCCCCTTCGACGAGACGCAAGAGCTCCCCTACCACACGGGTCTCTTCCCTACCTTCGCCCAGCATCTCGTCTACCGCTCCGACGGCCCCTTTCCCTTCTCGTCTCACGAGGAGGCGCGCGTCACGGGCTGGGTACGCCCGAGAGCCGCTGGACCGATGAGCCGGGGCGCTTACCTCGCCGCGATGGCCGACGCCTGGTGGCCCGCCACCTTCAGCCGCGCTTCTCAACCCTTTCCGATCGGCACGGTCGCCTACACGCTCCAGATCGTCGGCAGCGGTGAGCCGATCGACCCCGCACGACCGCTCGCCTACCGCGCCCACGTCTGGGTGCAACACGAAGGCTACTTCGTCGAGCAGCGCGAGCTGTGGACCGAGGACGGCGAGCTGCTGGCGCTCAACCAGCAGACCTTCGCCATCATCAAGTAG